A portion of the Simkania negevensis Z genome contains these proteins:
- a CDS encoding ankyrin repeat domain-containing protein, whose translation MYGISKNDGTFPMHWAARLGDLAEVKRIAKENPKALREGNEDEELPHHWAILSGNFQVFQWMISQDETLLDSSIGHGESCLHLASSEGHVEIMKWIVSKRPEQIYSENSHCTFPIHSAVSGGLEAVQYLVSLDPAFLTWRGDFHLACPIHFASYVGDLEMIQWMVGKEPTLLCKRTTYWNLPIHCAASTGKVEVVKWMVSQYENCLFELNKEGNLPIHEAAMRKHWETALWIAERFPQLLMRHGHFVMTPFFEGGPLKKTPLDLLCEGGQDVVLDALFKKSSSCQIERDYNENLPIHVILGSQSEKFLELAKSLLSQNPGHLWQRNMRGELPLHLHVPFWAALGLTGWILDHDIKLLCETDREENSILHLLCSKKLEGKRFECIQHVLRKMPKLLTQPNKDGKLPIHEATLSGDLNCVKYFLKLDPALLYAQDTYGRVPLHYVQDLELCKWMVNQDETLLWHETPYKSIPLHSLFDHEAPIETIKWMIEKDPKLLEAKNLVGRNFSELAEDFEETEILEYLT comes from the coding sequence ATGTACGGCATATCAAAAAATGATGGAACATTCCCCATGCATTGGGCTGCTCGATTGGGAGATTTAGCTGAAGTCAAGCGGATTGCTAAAGAAAACCCAAAGGCACTTCGAGAAGGAAATGAAGATGAAGAGCTTCCTCATCATTGGGCTATTCTCTCGGGAAACTTTCAGGTTTTTCAATGGATGATTTCTCAAGATGAAACACTTTTAGATTCCTCTATCGGTCATGGAGAGAGCTGTTTGCATTTAGCTTCAAGTGAAGGACATGTCGAAATAATGAAGTGGATTGTCTCAAAAAGACCTGAGCAAATCTATTCAGAAAACAGTCATTGTACTTTCCCTATCCACTCTGCTGTTTCTGGAGGACTTGAAGCTGTACAATATTTGGTTTCTCTTGATCCTGCCTTTTTGACATGGAGAGGAGACTTTCACCTTGCATGTCCTATTCATTTTGCTTCATACGTTGGAGATCTTGAAATGATTCAGTGGATGGTAGGGAAAGAGCCAACACTGCTATGCAAGCGGACAACCTATTGGAATCTGCCGATTCATTGCGCAGCATCTACAGGAAAAGTTGAAGTCGTTAAGTGGATGGTTTCTCAATACGAAAATTGTCTTTTTGAACTCAACAAAGAGGGAAATTTACCGATTCATGAAGCGGCGATGCGAAAGCATTGGGAAACAGCCTTATGGATTGCAGAAAGATTTCCTCAATTGCTCATGAGGCACGGTCATTTTGTAATGACTCCTTTTTTTGAAGGTGGACCACTCAAAAAAACGCCATTGGATCTCTTATGTGAAGGGGGGCAAGATGTGGTACTTGATGCGCTTTTCAAGAAAAGCTCTTCGTGTCAAATCGAGAGAGACTATAATGAAAACTTGCCGATCCACGTCATCTTAGGTTCTCAATCAGAGAAGTTTTTAGAGCTTGCCAAGAGCTTGCTTTCTCAAAATCCCGGGCATTTGTGGCAACGCAATATGAGGGGTGAGCTACCCTTACACTTACATGTCCCCTTTTGGGCTGCGCTCGGTTTAACAGGCTGGATACTTGATCATGACATAAAGCTCCTCTGTGAAACAGACAGAGAAGAAAACTCTATTTTGCATCTACTTTGCAGCAAAAAACTTGAAGGAAAAAGGTTTGAGTGTATTCAGCATGTTCTACGAAAGATGCCAAAGCTGTTAACTCAGCCCAACAAAGATGGTAAGCTTCCCATTCACGAAGCGACGCTTTCAGGAGATCTGAATTGTGTGAAGTATTTTCTAAAACTTGATCCAGCTCTTTTATATGCACAAGATACTTATGGCAGAGTTCCCCTTCACTATGTTCAAGACTTGGAGCTTTGCAAATGGATGGTTAACCAAGATGAAACGCTACTTTGGCATGAAACTCCTTATAAAAGTATCCCCTTGCATTCTCTTTTTGATCATGAGGCACCTATTGAGACGATCAAATGGATGATCGAAAAAGACCCAAAACTCCTTGAAGCAAAAAATCTTGTAGGTCGAAACTTTTCTGAACTGGCAGAAGATTTTGAAGAAACAGAGATTCTAGAGTATTTAACCTGA
- a CDS encoding phage holin family protein — MLLFIVRIIITTIVVVAIAHVLPGLEVKNTFDAIFFGLILGIINAVVRPILTLLTLPITIFTLGLFLLVINAFTFWLASEISYGVHIHSFWGAFWGGLIIWVTGILTNRLIWNREVY; from the coding sequence ATGCTACTATTTATCGTTCGCATCATTATCACGACAATCGTGGTTGTCGCAATCGCTCATGTTTTACCAGGGCTTGAAGTCAAAAACACCTTTGACGCAATTTTCTTTGGCTTGATTCTTGGGATCATTAATGCTGTGGTTCGTCCCATCTTGACCCTTTTAACCCTTCCCATTACAATTTTCACCTTGGGACTCTTCTTACTAGTAATCAATGCCTTTACCTTTTGGCTTGCCAGTGAGATCTCTTATGGTGTTCATATTCACTCTTTTTGGGGAGCTTTTTGGGGAGGGCTCATCATCTGGGTTACAGGAATTCTGACCAACCGGCTCATCTGGAATAGAGAGGTCTATTAA
- a CDS encoding aconitate hydratase, with product MGKNVAQKLLESHLVEGKMVVGQEIGLRIDQTLCQDATGTMVMLELEAMGLKRAKTEVSCQYVDHNIIQNDFKNPDDHLFLYSAAQKFGLWFSKAGNGVSHPVHMEKLGKPGKTLLGSDSHTCAGGSLGMLAMGTGGLEVALAIAGEPFHVKMPQIMGVKLTGKLPDWVSAKDVILEMLRRHDVAGGVGKIIEYYGPGLDNLSAMDRHVIANMGAELGATASVFPSDKETKRFMKLHGREADWVELKADPGCTYDLHDEIDLSKLEPLIACPSSPGNVVTVREVAGKPIFQAMIGSSANPGMRDFAIAGMIIEGQKSQDHVSLDINPTSRQILENLTSFGYLSSLIRAGGRIHQAGCNGCIGMGQAPATGKISLRTNPRNFPGRSGTKEDQVYLCSPETAIASAMTGKITDPRDLKMKYPKYKEPTKIELVDELTPPPAEGKGTSELIMGPNIKPLPKFDKLSQHIEGPTLLKMGNNISTDEILPAGTKVLPFRSNIPEISKFTLAQVDENYYDRAMKHQKTGSFLVGGHNYGQGSSREHAAIAPRYLGVKAVIAKSYARIHRQNLINFGILALTFSDEKDYDSIDQEDILEIKNVEENLAKGTEIEVINKTKGKTFKATHNFTPRELTSIKAGSLINVALEKHS from the coding sequence ATGGGTAAAAATGTTGCTCAAAAACTGTTAGAGAGTCACTTAGTAGAAGGGAAGATGGTTGTAGGACAAGAAATTGGGCTGAGAATCGACCAAACACTTTGCCAAGATGCTACGGGAACAATGGTGATGCTCGAACTCGAAGCCATGGGACTTAAACGAGCTAAAACTGAAGTTTCCTGCCAATACGTCGACCACAATATCATTCAAAACGACTTCAAAAACCCAGACGACCATCTTTTTCTCTATAGCGCAGCCCAAAAATTTGGCCTTTGGTTCAGTAAAGCTGGAAACGGCGTGAGTCATCCAGTCCATATGGAAAAACTCGGAAAGCCTGGAAAAACTCTTCTCGGATCAGACAGCCACACCTGTGCTGGGGGAAGTTTAGGAATGCTAGCTATGGGAACTGGAGGACTCGAAGTGGCTTTAGCCATTGCAGGAGAGCCTTTCCACGTGAAAATGCCTCAAATCATGGGCGTCAAGCTCACCGGAAAACTCCCAGACTGGGTCAGCGCAAAAGATGTGATTCTTGAAATGCTGCGTCGCCACGATGTCGCTGGGGGAGTCGGCAAGATTATCGAATACTACGGACCAGGGTTAGACAACCTCTCAGCAATGGACCGCCATGTGATTGCCAATATGGGAGCCGAGCTTGGGGCCACGGCAAGTGTATTCCCATCTGACAAAGAGACAAAAAGGTTCATGAAGTTGCATGGAAGAGAAGCCGATTGGGTTGAACTGAAAGCCGACCCAGGTTGTACCTACGATCTTCATGATGAAATCGACCTTTCAAAGCTCGAACCCCTCATTGCTTGTCCAAGCAGCCCTGGAAATGTCGTCACTGTTAGAGAAGTTGCAGGCAAGCCTATCTTCCAAGCGATGATCGGTTCGTCAGCAAATCCTGGGATGCGCGATTTTGCTATTGCTGGAATGATCATCGAAGGACAAAAGTCTCAAGATCATGTTTCACTCGATATCAACCCTACATCAAGGCAAATCCTTGAAAACTTGACTTCATTTGGATACCTCTCTTCGCTCATTCGAGCAGGGGGACGCATCCACCAAGCTGGTTGTAATGGATGCATTGGTATGGGGCAAGCTCCTGCAACCGGGAAAATCAGTTTGCGCACCAATCCGAGAAACTTCCCAGGACGTTCAGGAACAAAAGAAGATCAGGTCTACCTTTGCAGCCCTGAAACTGCAATCGCCTCTGCAATGACTGGAAAAATTACCGATCCTCGCGATTTGAAGATGAAATATCCGAAGTATAAAGAACCAACAAAAATTGAGCTCGTCGACGAACTCACCCCTCCACCCGCTGAAGGAAAAGGGACAAGTGAATTGATTATGGGACCCAACATTAAACCTCTTCCGAAATTTGATAAGTTATCGCAGCATATTGAGGGGCCTACACTTCTCAAAATGGGTAACAACATCTCAACTGACGAAATCCTACCTGCTGGAACAAAAGTTCTCCCATTTAGAAGCAACATTCCCGAAATTAGCAAGTTCACATTAGCTCAAGTGGATGAAAACTACTATGATCGTGCAATGAAGCATCAAAAAACTGGTTCCTTCCTCGTCGGGGGACACAATTACGGCCAGGGGTCGAGCCGGGAACACGCTGCCATTGCACCACGCTATCTAGGTGTCAAAGCAGTGATTGCAAAAAGTTATGCCCGGATCCACCGTCAAAACCTCATCAACTTCGGCATCTTAGCCCTGACTTTTTCCGATGAAAAAGATTATGACTCTATCGATCAAGAAGACATCCTTGAAATCAAAAACGTTGAAGAGAACTTGGCAAAAGGAACCGAAATTGAAGTGATCAATAAGACAAAAGGCAAAACTTTCAAGGCAACACATAATTTTACGCCAAGAGAATTGACTTCCATCAAAGCAGGAAGCCTCATTAATGTTGCCTTAGAAAAGCACAGCTAA
- a CDS encoding M50 family metallopeptidase: MSIIGSLLLGYEGKYNVLNTSVSFETSDRSMSSENSHFLVTAIRNTLHSYPFRVATLAFTHFFVHEMGHALTQQMLIPNENHIVIFTDQFGAYNKALTYNEGFQSSLISLAGPLVDMIYSCSLLAAAVLIQKHISKCAGYILGSGAVVWILGELVYAFSSALRDDIGDFARIAHNGIDHLLLSLSLLVSVCALGIFSSVKLAYSY, encoded by the coding sequence ATGTCTATTATCGGTTCACTCTTACTTGGTTATGAGGGTAAATACAATGTCCTCAATACATCAGTGAGTTTTGAGACTTCTGATCGGTCTATGAGTTCGGAAAACAGCCACTTTTTGGTAACAGCAATAAGAAACACGCTCCATAGCTACCCCTTTCGCGTTGCTACACTTGCCTTTACCCATTTCTTTGTTCATGAAATGGGGCATGCTCTTACCCAGCAAATGCTTATTCCCAATGAAAATCATATTGTCATTTTTACAGATCAATTCGGGGCTTACAACAAAGCATTGACCTATAATGAGGGTTTCCAATCGTCTTTAATTAGTCTAGCTGGTCCACTCGTGGATATGATCTATTCTTGCTCTTTACTTGCAGCTGCAGTACTCATTCAAAAACATATCTCAAAATGCGCAGGCTATATATTGGGGAGTGGGGCTGTGGTTTGGATACTTGGTGAGCTTGTTTATGCATTTAGCTCAGCTCTGAGGGACGACATAGGAGATTTTGCTCGGATAGCTCATAATGGGATTGACCACCTGTTACTTTCATTGAGCCTCCTTGTTTCCGTATGCGCTCTTGGCATTTTTAGTTCAGTTAAGCTCGCTTACTCCTATTGA
- a CDS encoding metallophosphoesterase family protein, which translates to MLRILLVSDTHGKLDALNILAEQKKADLIIHAGDFGFYDEKSVERLSMRELKLRIVHSPFASQVSSLSSKKEMCELIRKEGLLGDFPEYLKGNKQFTVPIYTVWGNHEDETVIHELRNGKKVSNLYLLDEERQYTIPDMQGNAFFLYGLGGNFVLNDKAFETSFQGVEGKIQATFHQFGKLLQKVKQPGNPSLFVSHVSPGKEPVLARLLSHSQPNFCISGHMGLSYPCVWNQFAIRDGADVERWMSDLSFFSGNRRLSPEIQYVVKLLQKPMQNENRWFYHTWNVNLPDIDDGHALLIFQENKFSLETYGGQK; encoded by the coding sequence ATGTTAAGAATTTTACTTGTCAGTGATACTCATGGTAAGTTGGATGCTCTCAATATTTTAGCAGAGCAAAAAAAAGCCGATCTCATCATCCATGCTGGAGACTTTGGTTTTTACGATGAAAAAAGCGTTGAACGTTTGAGCATGCGTGAGTTGAAACTCCGTATCGTCCACTCCCCTTTTGCCAGTCAAGTATCCAGTTTAAGTTCTAAAAAAGAGATGTGTGAGTTGATTCGGAAAGAGGGACTTCTCGGAGATTTTCCCGAGTATTTAAAAGGAAATAAGCAATTTACTGTCCCCATTTATACTGTTTGGGGTAATCATGAGGATGAAACCGTTATTCATGAGCTTAGAAATGGTAAAAAGGTTTCTAATCTTTATCTTCTTGATGAAGAGCGGCAGTATACGATTCCTGACATGCAAGGCAATGCATTTTTCCTATACGGCTTAGGGGGGAATTTTGTTTTGAATGATAAAGCTTTTGAAACCTCATTTCAGGGAGTAGAAGGAAAGATTCAGGCGACTTTCCATCAATTTGGGAAACTTTTGCAGAAAGTGAAACAACCAGGAAATCCTTCCCTCTTTGTTTCTCATGTCAGCCCGGGGAAAGAGCCAGTTTTGGCTCGGTTACTTTCCCATTCGCAGCCTAATTTTTGCATCAGTGGTCACATGGGGCTTTCTTATCCTTGTGTTTGGAATCAGTTTGCTATTCGAGATGGTGCAGACGTTGAGCGTTGGATGTCAGATCTTTCTTTTTTCAGTGGAAATAGACGCTTATCGCCAGAGATTCAATATGTTGTAAAACTCTTACAAAAGCCCATGCAAAACGAAAATCGCTGGTTTTATCATACATGGAATGTGAATCTTCCCGATATTGATGATGGTCATGCTCTCTTGATTTTTCAAGAAAATAAGTTTAGCTTAGAAACCTACGGCGGCCAAAAGTGA
- a CDS encoding anion permease, producing the protein MSRVFNKKIISFVISVLIGLLIWNLTPPEGVTVQAIHMFAIFMFTVIGVILRPLPIGTVAFLGLTLTAATKTLTFEEAFSGFVHPIVWLIVIAFFISRGFIKTGLGERIAYFIIKLLGKSTLGMAYGMILTDLVLAPAIPSITARVGGIIYPIVNSLSKAFGSEPYSHPRRLGAFLIKTSFQGSVIIGGMFLTSMAGNPLVADIAKTVGVNITWGTWALAASVPGLICLGIVPLFLYKFYPPEVKETPDARSFANTKLKEMGRIRIQEWIMIFSFILLLTLWVLGPYIKMGAVIAALIGLSILLLTSVLTWDDVIKEKGAWNTLMWFATLIMMAGFLNQLGLTTWFSNYVQTHVQGLYWFTAFVILALVYFYSHYFFASVVAHIGSMYSPFLLLCVAMGTPPMIAALALGFFSNLYGGLTHYGCGPAPIFFGSGYVKITEWWKFGLFISLINIIIYFTIGSAWWSFLGHF; encoded by the coding sequence ATGTCTAGAGTCTTTAATAAAAAAATCATCTCATTTGTTATTAGCGTCCTCATTGGACTGCTCATTTGGAACCTCACACCACCAGAAGGGGTGACAGTCCAAGCCATCCACATGTTTGCGATCTTCATGTTTACGGTGATAGGCGTTATTTTGCGACCGCTCCCCATTGGAACGGTTGCCTTTTTAGGTCTTACTCTGACCGCTGCAACGAAAACGTTGACATTTGAAGAAGCCTTTAGCGGGTTTGTGCACCCAATTGTTTGGCTCATCGTGATCGCATTCTTCATTTCGCGTGGATTTATCAAAACAGGTTTAGGGGAAAGGATTGCTTATTTTATCATCAAATTACTTGGAAAAAGTACTCTTGGAATGGCTTACGGAATGATTCTAACTGATTTGGTTTTAGCACCTGCCATTCCTAGCATCACAGCGCGGGTTGGAGGAATTATTTACCCCATCGTCAACTCCTTATCTAAAGCATTTGGAAGTGAACCTTACAGTCACCCTAGGCGTCTAGGAGCTTTTCTCATTAAAACCTCATTTCAAGGTTCGGTGATCATTGGGGGTATGTTCCTCACATCCATGGCAGGAAACCCTCTTGTTGCCGACATTGCCAAAACGGTTGGGGTCAACATCACTTGGGGCACCTGGGCTTTAGCCGCTTCTGTTCCTGGTTTAATCTGCTTGGGGATTGTCCCTCTTTTTCTCTATAAATTTTATCCACCTGAAGTTAAAGAAACCCCTGACGCTCGCTCATTCGCTAATACGAAACTCAAAGAAATGGGACGCATTCGAATTCAAGAGTGGATCATGATCTTCTCTTTTATCTTGCTGCTCACTTTGTGGGTTCTTGGGCCCTACATCAAAATGGGAGCTGTGATTGCTGCGCTAATTGGCCTTTCTATTCTTTTACTCACCTCTGTTTTAACGTGGGATGATGTTATCAAAGAAAAAGGGGCTTGGAACACTCTCATGTGGTTTGCGACACTCATCATGATGGCCGGCTTTCTTAATCAGCTTGGCCTCACAACATGGTTCAGTAACTATGTCCAAACACATGTTCAAGGCCTCTATTGGTTCACAGCCTTTGTGATTTTGGCACTGGTCTATTTTTACTCGCATTACTTTTTCGCGAGTGTGGTCGCACATATTGGCTCGATGTATTCACCCTTCCTCCTCCTTTGTGTAGCTATGGGTACGCCTCCTATGATTGCGGCCTTAGCTCTTGGTTTTTTCAGCAACCTTTATGGAGGACTCACTCATTATGGTTGCGGACCTGCGCCAATCTTTTTCGGTTCGGGCTATGTCAAAATTACAGAGTGGTGGAAATTCGGCCTGTTTATTAGTTTGATAAACATCATCATTTACTTTACGATTGGAAGTGCCTGGTGGAGTTTTCTCGGCCATTTTTAA
- a CDS encoding tetratricopeptide repeat protein, with amino-acid sequence MTKTITIPEQNTPHFTMKRIIVTIDRDLTLLKKTLSKSDIDRFLTLHQLAQEFPKKALKEVEFLLKDYPHHPEILNLLTYLWIAKRKMRRAHELIEENYIQNPDYLLGKINYADYCIRKGQLDKVLEIFGPKLDLRQIDPSRTIFHLSEYRGFMVTMAFYHLALKKKEAAEGFFYLAYSVDSSHPSVQLLKRKLYKKPFYKKILSFNRSKRA; translated from the coding sequence ATGACAAAAACCATAACTATTCCAGAGCAAAATACCCCTCACTTCACAATGAAGCGAATCATTGTGACGATTGACCGTGATTTAACGCTTCTTAAAAAGACCCTTTCGAAAAGCGACATTGACCGTTTTTTGACTTTGCATCAATTAGCACAAGAGTTCCCTAAAAAAGCCCTTAAAGAGGTCGAGTTCCTCCTTAAAGACTACCCTCACCACCCTGAAATCTTAAACCTTCTAACTTACCTTTGGATTGCAAAACGCAAAATGCGTCGGGCTCATGAACTCATCGAAGAAAATTACATCCAAAATCCCGACTATCTCCTCGGGAAAATCAATTATGCCGATTACTGCATTCGGAAGGGCCAGCTCGATAAAGTTCTCGAAATTTTTGGTCCGAAATTAGATTTACGCCAAATCGATCCCTCCCGGACGATTTTCCACCTGTCCGAATACCGAGGATTTATGGTTACAATGGCTTTTTACCACCTTGCTTTGAAGAAAAAGGAAGCAGCGGAAGGGTTTTTCTATTTAGCCTATTCGGTTGATTCTTCTCACCCAAGCGTTCAACTTCTCAAGAGAAAGTTATATAAAAAGCCCTTCTACAAGAAAATACTCTCTTTCAATAGGAGTAAGCGAGCTTAA
- a CDS encoding SET domain-containing protein-lysine N-methyltransferase, with product MEFSRPFLNRLLLRRSAVFDKRLSEFKQGHRKIHAKDQDGNTLLHVAILENRLEYLEDLISYGLSPESENNWGMTPLDLAHFLGRQEFLPLLRAHREVAPITIYRNSDQMRHTISLKEFEQKLGIEYIEYLEFEHPDYLRWVATKSQKQLKKSTARKINRWTLALHKKAILTPRYDHIYIRYVSSEIGYGVFANRDLPALTYVGEYTGVVTRRQAKKTRFNDYVFGYMTGPKNCPFIIDAKRKSNFTRFINHSDEPNMNSRWVIVGGITRIILFTNEFIPKGEQLTYDYGKYYWRSRSAPALI from the coding sequence GTGGAGTTTTCTCGGCCATTTTTAAACCGGCTCCTCTTACGTCGCAGTGCAGTCTTTGATAAAAGACTTTCAGAATTCAAGCAAGGGCATAGAAAGATCCATGCAAAAGACCAAGATGGAAATACACTGCTTCATGTTGCGATTCTAGAAAATAGGTTAGAATACCTAGAAGACCTGATCTCCTATGGCCTTTCACCCGAAAGTGAGAACAATTGGGGAATGACCCCATTGGATCTTGCACACTTCTTAGGAAGACAAGAGTTTCTGCCTCTTCTAAGAGCCCATAGAGAAGTTGCCCCAATCACAATTTACCGCAATAGCGATCAAATGAGGCATACGATCTCACTTAAGGAGTTTGAGCAAAAGCTCGGTATAGAGTATATCGAATACCTCGAGTTTGAACATCCAGATTACCTGAGATGGGTTGCAACAAAAAGTCAAAAACAACTCAAAAAGTCTACCGCACGCAAAATAAATCGGTGGACATTAGCATTGCACAAAAAAGCCATTTTAACTCCACGTTACGACCACATTTACATCCGGTACGTCAGTTCTGAAATCGGTTATGGTGTATTTGCCAATAGAGACTTACCGGCATTAACATACGTAGGGGAGTACACAGGGGTTGTGACAAGAAGACAAGCTAAAAAAACCCGATTCAACGATTATGTCTTTGGTTACATGACTGGCCCTAAAAATTGTCCTTTTATCATCGATGCAAAACGAAAGAGCAATTTTACCCGTTTCATTAATCACAGCGATGAGCCCAATATGAACTCTCGATGGGTCATTGTAGGGGGAATTACCAGGATCATCCTCTTCACGAATGAATTTATTCCCAAAGGAGAGCAACTCACCTATGACTATGGGAAATACTACTGGCGGAGCCGCTCAGCTCCTGCGCTGATTTAA
- a CDS encoding adenosine kinase yields the protein MLKSIRVLLLALVIGGVSLYADTPRKTPEVLSLSAAIVDHFFLISEEQLRTITIEKGTWAPIDHETLTEILERNPNISRMVTGGSGVNVIKGLAHFNHRCAVVGKIGSDDKGEFFLRNMRRAGVDSYLEQGKLPTGQAICFITPDAERTFRSYLGASHSLTNMQLKDEYFEGVKLFHVEGYQVVDPDLVLRSLKKAKEKGVMISLDLANVEIVRRNKEFLFQILPEYIDILFCNELEAKELTGLPPKEACSNLASLCQVVVVTMSERGCWTQSGKSLFYSPAFAVNALDSTGAGDLFASGFLHGYLTNEPLQKCAWLGCLTASYVVKMLGAEIPDQIWDEIHQRIEDEDPFKTSLMHDKGAQELEEGLEYLKAG from the coding sequence ATGTTAAAGTCCATTCGTGTCTTACTACTCGCATTAGTAATAGGGGGAGTAAGCCTCTATGCTGATACCCCTAGAAAGACTCCAGAAGTTTTAAGCTTAAGTGCTGCAATAGTAGATCATTTCTTTTTGATTAGTGAAGAGCAGCTTCGTACAATTACTATTGAAAAAGGAACTTGGGCACCAATTGATCATGAGACTTTAACTGAAATTCTTGAGCGTAATCCCAACATTTCTCGGATGGTCACAGGTGGAAGCGGGGTCAATGTGATCAAAGGTCTTGCCCATTTTAACCACCGTTGCGCAGTTGTTGGAAAGATCGGTTCTGATGATAAAGGTGAGTTTTTCCTTAGAAATATGCGTCGGGCGGGGGTTGATTCTTACCTAGAGCAAGGAAAGCTTCCCACAGGCCAAGCCATTTGCTTTATTACGCCTGATGCCGAAAGAACTTTTCGCAGTTATTTAGGGGCTTCGCATAGCCTCACCAATATGCAGCTGAAAGATGAATATTTTGAAGGGGTCAAACTCTTTCATGTCGAAGGGTATCAAGTTGTCGATCCTGACCTAGTCCTCCGCTCCCTTAAAAAAGCGAAAGAAAAGGGGGTGATGATTTCTCTAGACCTAGCCAATGTTGAAATCGTCCGCCGCAATAAAGAGTTCCTGTTTCAAATCCTCCCAGAGTATATTGACATCCTATTTTGTAATGAATTAGAAGCTAAAGAGCTCACAGGACTTCCTCCCAAAGAGGCCTGCTCGAATTTAGCCTCACTTTGTCAAGTTGTTGTCGTGACCATGAGTGAACGTGGCTGCTGGACCCAAAGCGGAAAATCTCTCTTCTACTCCCCTGCCTTTGCCGTCAATGCACTCGACTCAACTGGAGCGGGAGATCTCTTCGCAAGTGGTTTTTTGCATGGCTACTTGACGAATGAACCTCTCCAAAAGTGTGCTTGGCTAGGTTGCCTTACAGCTTCTTACGTTGTGAAAATGCTTGGCGCTGAAATTCCCGATCAAATCTGGGATGAAATCCATCAGCGGATTGAGGATGAAGATCCATTTAAGACTTCTCTAATGCATGACAAAGGTGCTCAAGAGTTAGAAGAAGGTCTTGAGTATCTAAAGGCCGGTTAA
- a CDS encoding RtcB family protein has product MVGYNHYETEGKPLKLWDTSEPFEEEAMQQLRNVAKLPFIFRHVAGMPDVHYGKGATVGSVIATKKAIVPAAVGVDLGCGMMAVQTSLRAEQLPDHLHAIRVAIEKAVPHGRTDNGGRNDRGAWGSLPNHLSSTWKKMEDRYKKIIEKHPKAKSEKHAHHLGTLGTGNHFIEMCLDEQNHVWFMLHSGSRGPGNRIGSYFIEKAKREMERFYINEYLPDQDLAYLVEDTELFDDYVEAVLWAQDYASENRQEMMAATLKAVKKHLAPFEVTEMVVNCHHNYVTKENHFGENVWVTRKGAVRARTGDLGIIPGSMGTGSFIVEGLGNEESFCSCSHGAGRKMSRAKAKKTISLSDHKAAMKGIEARLDSEILDESPAAYKNISKVMKAQEDLVKIKYRLRQIVNVKG; this is encoded by the coding sequence ATGGTCGGTTATAATCACTATGAAACTGAAGGGAAACCACTTAAACTGTGGGATACATCAGAACCGTTTGAAGAGGAGGCAATGCAACAATTGCGCAATGTGGCAAAACTCCCTTTCATTTTCCGCCATGTCGCAGGAATGCCTGACGTTCACTATGGCAAGGGGGCGACTGTTGGATCTGTCATTGCAACAAAAAAAGCTATAGTTCCTGCTGCAGTTGGAGTGGATTTAGGATGTGGGATGATGGCAGTTCAGACCTCCTTGAGAGCGGAGCAATTGCCTGATCATTTGCATGCCATTCGAGTAGCCATCGAAAAAGCTGTTCCCCACGGAAGGACAGATAACGGCGGTCGAAATGACCGAGGAGCTTGGGGCTCTCTTCCAAATCATTTGTCATCTACCTGGAAAAAAATGGAAGACCGTTACAAAAAAATCATCGAAAAACATCCTAAGGCAAAAAGCGAGAAACATGCTCATCATTTGGGAACGCTTGGAACAGGAAACCATTTCATTGAAATGTGCTTGGATGAGCAAAATCATGTTTGGTTCATGCTCCACTCAGGTTCTCGAGGTCCAGGGAATCGTATTGGAAGCTATTTCATTGAAAAGGCTAAAAGAGAGATGGAACGTTTTTATATCAATGAGTACCTCCCCGATCAAGATTTGGCTTATTTGGTCGAAGATACGGAACTATTCGATGATTATGTCGAGGCGGTTTTGTGGGCTCAAGATTATGCTTCTGAAAACCGTCAGGAAATGATGGCTGCGACATTGAAAGCAGTGAAGAAACACTTAGCACCTTTTGAAGTCACCGAAATGGTGGTAAATTGCCATCATAACTATGTCACAAAAGAGAATCATTTTGGTGAAAATGTTTGGGTGACACGCAAAGGGGCTGTTCGGGCTCGAACGGGTGATTTGGGAATCATTCCTGGCTCAATGGGAACAGGCTCTTTTATTGTTGAAGGGCTGGGGAACGAAGAGAGTTTTTGCTCATGCTCCCACGGTGCAGGACGGAAAATGTCGCGTGCCAAGGCAAAGAAGACGATTTCTCTTTCTGATCACAAAGCCGCGATGAAAGGGATTGAAGCTCGATTAGACTCTGAGATTTTAGATGAAAGCCCAGCGGCTTATAAAAACATCTCAAAGGTCATGAAAGCACAAGAGGACCTCGTAAAAATCAAGTACCGTCTGCGACAAATTGTAAATGTTAAAGGCTGA